The proteins below come from a single Papaver somniferum cultivar HN1 chromosome 11, ASM357369v1, whole genome shotgun sequence genomic window:
- the LOC113323490 gene encoding CDK5RAP3-like protein: MQDQTDIRNLPIEIAFSRLGEWLTDRKKIPGDWRKRLTAIRAKISSAFSLLPKDVDPYFQTLDPEAIGYTEAKQIYDILLKSTPECRNIFGRLSGSAGEWEAIVRAFEKDHIHLGEAAQIMVQNVSYEIPYQKKQVQKIQQQLAELDRKEAVIKRSAALSAAKFVEACQELGLQGKNVRPELVETAKSLPNTFSKFLEVINGDSVLQAMDYYSNFVRDAHTETEKTSGVVLPNLRDLVENPPSLSVEDHGSVVEPFKVIGSCGIDGDLVSDADNPNDNIDWDISVDSSQIDWDIGTTEETEEAANGLGPYEIVNASEALQDSVDGNSMGLEQCLSHNPEDSHAPDSSLPDISWDISVENPQLDMHEEAVVVNVDIETQSGLSSGSVKSTDINQERSQLLDTEYRNKILDDLFEIKAFLNQRMLELRSEETSSLQHQVQAVAPFVLQQYTADAVQTMLSDTSSAIGILTGRKTRDLIMILNSKRFLDRLVTTIEEKKHHEVKLKESLKDLVGRRMEFQNTLSSSWPKQEAALAKTRELKKLCESSLSSMFEGRPVHIIGEINTMLTSSVTP; encoded by the exons ATGCAGGATCAGACAGATATCCGTAACCTTCCAATTGAGATAGCTTTTTCGCGTCTCGGAG AATGGCTGACCGATCGGAAGAAAATTCCTGGAGATTGGAGGAAACGTTTGACGGCAATCAGAGCTAAGATATCTTCTGCTTTCTCGTTGTTGCCCAAGGATGTTGATCCTTATTTCCAAACCCTAGATCCTGAAG CAATTGGGTACACAGAAGCAAAACAAATATATGACATTCTTCTGAAATCAACGCCAGAATGCCGGAATATTTTTGGGCGGCTATCAGGTTCTGCT GGTGAGTGGGAGGCCATTGTCCGAGCTTTTGAGAAAGACCATATTCACCTCGGGGAGGCTGCACAAATAATGGTTCAAAACGTCAGCTATGAAAT TCCATATCAGAAAAAACAGGTCCAGAAAATCCAGCAACAACTAGCAGAGTTAGATCGCAAAGAGGCTGTTATTAAACGATCCGCAGCTTTATCTGCAGCAAAATTCGTAGAAGCTTGCCAGGAGCTAGGATTGCAG GGGAAAAACGTGAGACCGGAACTTGTTGAAACTGCAAAATCACTTCCAAACACTTTCAGCAAGTTCTTGGAAGTTATAAATGGCGACTCTGTGTTGCAAGCCATGGATTATTATTCAAACTTTGTAAGAGATGCTCACACAGAGACTGAG AAAACTTCAGGGGTTGTGCTGCCAAATTTGAGGGATCTTGTTGAAAATCCTCCATCTCTCAGTGTTGAGGACCATGGTTCTGTAGTAGAACCATTCAAAGTTATTGGATCTTGTGGCATAGATGGGGACTTGGTGTCTGATGCTGATAATCCAAATGATAATATCGATTGGGATATCTCTGTTGACAGCTCTCAGATTGATTGGGACATAGGAACTacagaagaaactgaagaagCGGCAAATGGATTGGGACCTTATGAAATAGTAAATGCCAGTGAGGCATTGCAAGATTCTGTTGACGGCAACTCCATGGGACTTGAACAATGTCTATCACATAATCCCGAGGATAGCCATGCTCCAGATTCTTCTTTGCCAGATATATCTTGGGATATTAGTGTTGAAAATCCTCAACTTGATATGCATGAAGAAGCAGTTGTAGTGAACGTCGATATAGAAACTCAGTCAGGTCTTTCAAGTGGATCTGTCAAGTCCACGGATATTAACCAAGAGAGAAGCCAGCTTCTGGATACGGAGTATAGGAACAAAATTCTTGATGATCTGTTTGAG ATCAAAGCATTTTTAAATCAGCGCATGCTGGAGTTACGAAGTGAAGAAACTTCATCTCTGCAACATCAAGTTCAGGCAGTTGCTCCCTTTGTATTGCAACAGTACACTGCCGATGCCGTTCAAACGATGCTGTCTGATACATCCTCTGCCATTGGTATACTTACGGGTCGGAAAACTAGAGACTTGATAATGATTCTCAACTCTAAAAG ATTTCTAGACAGACTAGTTACTACCATAGAGGAAAAGAAGCACCATGAAGTTAAGCTGAAAGAGAGTTTGAAAGATTTGGTGGGAAGACGCATGGAGTTTCAAAATACATTATCTTCCTCATGGCCAAAACAA GAAGCAGCACTGGCGAAAACAAGGGAGCTGAAGAAGCTCTGTGAATCTTCACTCTCATCTATGTTCGAGGGCAGGCCTGTCCACATAATTGGAGAGATTAATACCATGTTGACTAGTAGTGTTACTCCTTAA